The genomic DNA CCAGCCATAGCATGGCCACCTTCATCATCACCATCTCGCTGATCGCCGTGATCTACATCGGCCTGGTCGCGATGGTGCAGGCCGACATGAAGAAGCTGGTGGCGTATTCGTCGATCGCCCACATGGGCTTCGTCACGCTGGGCTTCTTCATCTTCAACGAGATCGGCATCGAGGGCGGCATCATCCAGATGATCTCCCACGGCTTTATCTCGGGCGCCATGTTCCTTTGCATCGGCGTGCTGTATGACCGCGTGCATTCGCGCCAGATCGCCGATTACGGCGGTGTGGTGAACACCATGCCGAAGTTCGCGGCGCTGTCGGTGTTCTTTGGCATGGCCAACTGCGGCTTGCCGGCCACCTCGGGTTTCGTCGGCGAGTTCATGGTGATCCTGGGCGCGGTCAAGTTCAACTTCTGGATCGGCCTGCTGGCAGCCACCGCGCTGATCCTCGGCGCCGCCTATTCGCTGTGGATGGTCAAGCGCGTGATTTTTGGCGACGTGGTGCACAAGCACGTGGCCGAACTGGTCGACCTGAACAAGCGCGAGTTCTTCATGCTCGGCCTGCTGGCGATCGCGACGCTCTATATGGGCCTGTATCCGAAACCCTTCACCGATGTGATGCACGCCTCTGTTGTGAACCTGCTGTCGCACGTGGCGCAGTCGAAGCTGTAATCGGGGAGAGAAACAAACATGCAACCGTCCTCGACATTGGCACCTGTGGCGCCAATCATTTTCCTGGCGATCGCGATCGCCGCGGTCAACTGGATCGACCTTGCCCGTGGCAAGACCCGGTCCAGCGTGGCCTATCCGCTGTCGCTGCTCACCACGCTCGTGCTGACCGTGTGGTTCGGCCTGAACGCCGCCGCCGGCGAGACACACTACGCCTTCACCAACCTGGTGGTGGTGGATCCGATGGCCAATGTGCTGTCGGCCTTCGCCTCCGGCGCGCTGTTCGTCACGCTGGTCTATACGCGCAGCTACCTGGCTGACCGCGACATGTACAGCGGCGAGTTCTACATGCTCGCGCTGTTTACGCTCGGCGGCCAGATCGTGATGATCACCGGCAACAACTTCCTGACCCTGTACCTGGGCCTGGAACTGCTGTCGCTGGCGTCCTACGCGCTGGTGGCGCTGCGTCGCGATAACCGTGTGACTTCCGAATCGGCCATCAAGTACTTCGTGCTGGGCGCGCTGGCCTCGGGCTTCCTGCTGTACGGCATGTCCATGCTGTACGGTGCTACCGGTTCGCTCAACCTCGGCCAAGTGTTCCGCGTCGTGGAGTCGGGCCGCGTCAACACCACCATGCTGGCCTTTGGCGTGGTCTTCCTGGTGGCGGGCATTGCGTTCAAGATGGGCGCCGCGCCGTTCCACATGTGGATTCCGGATATCTACCAGGGCTCGCCGACCGCGGTGACGCTGCTGATCGCCGGCGCACCGAAGCTTGCCGCCTTCGCCATGGCGCTGCGCCTGCTTGTGGAAGGCCTGCTGCCGCTGGCGGTGGACTGGCAAGTGATGCTGGTCGTGCTGGCTGTGGCCTCGCTGGCGATCGGCAACCTGACCGCCATCGTGCAGACCAACCTGAAGCGGATGCTGGCGTATTCCACCATCTCGCACATGGGCTTCCTGCTGCTGGGCATGCTTTCCGGCGTGGCCGACGGCAAGGCCGACGGCGCCGCCAGCGCCTACGGTTCGTCGATGTTCTACGCCGTGACCTACGTGATCACCACGCTGGGCACCTTCGGCATCATCCTGCTGCGCGCCGGCAAGGATTTCGAGGCCGAGACCCTGGACGACCTCAAGGGCTTGTCGCGCAAGAATCCGTGGTACGCGCTGCTGATGCTGGTGATGATGTTCTCGCTGGCCGGCATCCCGCCGACCATGGGCTTCTACGCCAAGCTGGCCGTACTCGAGGCGGTGGTCCGCAGCGGCATGACCTGGCTGGCCGTGGTCGCGGTGCTGTTCTCGCTGATCGGCGCGTTCTACTACCTGCGCGTGGTCAAGCTGATGTACTTCGACGCGCCGACCGACGACGTCAAGCTGGAATCGTCGATGGGCCTGCGCTCGATGCTGACCCTGAACGGCGCGGTCATCATTGCCCTGGGCCTGTTCCCGGCAGCGTTGATGAACCTGTGCTACCAGGCCATCCGCGCCACGCTGGCGTCCTGATGCACGACGGCGGCGTAGCGATATGAGTGCATCCGCGGCGGGCTGGTTTGTCATCTTGCTGGCATTGGTCTGTGCCAACCTGCCGTTTATCAACCAGCGCCTGTTTGCGCTGATTCCGCTGCGCTTCGCCAGGAAGCCGCTGTGGATGAGGCTGGCCGAGTTGATCACCTGGTATGTGGCGGCAGGCCTGGCCGGCTTCGCCGTGGAGGCGGGGCTGGGCAATGCCTTCGCGCAGGGCTGGCAGTTCTACGCCATCACCGCCTGCATGATGCTGGTGTTTGCCTTCCCGGGCTTCACCTGGCAATACCTCGTCAAACATCGCGCGGCCTGAGGCCGGGTAGCGAAGGCGCCCGGGCCGGCCGCGTCCGGACCCGGAGCTTTCATGAGCGACAAGATTGACACGCTGGACGCCGGCGAGATCGCCGCTGGCGACGATCAAGGCCTGAAAGAAGTGTGCGTGGCGTCCGCCACGCTGCACACAGGCAAATTCCTCACGCTCAAGCAAGATATCGTCAAGCTGCCCGACGGCAAGCATGCCGGGCGCGAATACGTGCTGCATCCCGGCGCAGTGATGATGATCCCGCTGTTCGACGACGGCACCGTGCTGCTGGAGCGGCAGTACCGCTATCCGGTTGGCGAGGTGATGCTTGAGTTTCCTGCTGGCAAGCTGGATCCCCAGGAAGGCGCGCAGCGCTGCGGCGAGCGCGAGCTCCGCGAGGAAACCGGCTACAGCGCGCGGCGCTGGGATTACCTGACGCGCATCCATCCCGTCATTTCGTATTCCACCGAGTTTATCGATATCTTCCTGGCGCGGGATCTGACCGCCGGGCCGGCGCAGCTCGATGAAGGCGAATTCCTCGAGACGTTTATCGTGCCGGCGGGGCAGGTGATCGACTGGGTGCGCTCGGGGCGGATTACCGACGTCAAGACGATCATTGGAGCGTTTTGGCTGGAGAAGGTGGTGTCGGGGGTATGGGGGGTGGGGGAGCAGGTGTTGCCGGGATAGTGGGGGTGTTGGCCAAGGGCAGAACCGTTGGCTCTTGTTTTTGTGGTTGGGCTTTGATTTTTGCGGCGTTGGTTTTTGGGCCCAAGAGCCGTACGACATCCCCCTGCGGGGGCTGCCGGTCACTTTTCTTTGCGCGGCAAAAAGAAAACTAACGAAAGAAAGCCGCCCTGCCGGGAGCAGAGCAATAAGGCTGTTTTTGCCTCTGTGGTTGCGTCGTACGGCCCTGAGTGTTGGCTGGCGTGCCTTACCGGCTTTAGGGTCATCGCAACTGCATGACCCACGGGTCTCGCCGTAAGGCCCCTGATCGCTTTGCTCGGTGACCATTCCCACATCTGCCGTACGCGGTGCGGAGGGCCGCGATGCTACCCACGTTGCTGGTTTCGTGGTTTTGTCTCTGGCGGCGAATGCCCGGCCATTTGATGCCCTGCCGTACCGGCGCTGCCGGCGCCTTGCTCTCAGCTTAAAGAAGCAGCAAAAGACCCGCGCATGGAGGCACGTGGGCCCAAAATCCAACACCGCAAACATCACATTCCAATCCCCCATCAAGCGCCAATTGTTTGCCGCCCCCAGCACCCCACCCCCTAACCGCGTAAAATCTCCAATTAGCCGTGCGCCCGCAGCCATACCTAAAAATCCCCCGGACCCCGCAAGGCCCACCGGATGCCAACATGGCTGCAAAAAAATTAGCACGACCGTTCACAAAATTCCGTTTCGCGGATACTATAGCCTTCGACGGGCTGGAAACATCATGAAGGTGCTCGACCTGCGCTGCGCGCAAGACCATCGTTTCGAGGGCTGGTTCGCTTCGGAGGACGACGCGCAATCGCAGATTTCGCAAAATCTCGTCCAATGTCCGGTCTGCGAAGACCATGCCATCACCCGGTTGCCCAGCGCGCCGCGCCTGAATCTCTCGGGAGCGGCCGCCGCGCCGGCGGGCAAGCCGGCCGGGGCGAAGGTCCCGGCGGCGCCGGCAACACTGCAGTCGCTTTACCTGAAGGCGGTAAAGCAGGTGCTGGCGCAGACCGAGGACGTGGGCGAACGCTTTGCCGAAGAGGCCAGGCGCATGCATTACGACGAAGCGCCGGAACGCGGGATCCGCGGAACGGCTTCGCCGGATGAAGTGCAGGCGCTTGCCGACGAAGGCATCGATACTTTCCAGCTCGTGGTGCCGGATGCGCTCAAGCAGACGGCTCACTGAATAGCGTCCTGTGCCCAAGGCAGTGTTCTTGCCGGCGCATGACGCGCTAGCTAGAACAATTTGCCGGTCTCACACCGGCATCACTGGAGACGGGCA from Cupriavidus sp. D39 includes the following:
- a CDS encoding DUF2818 family protein, whose protein sequence is MSASAAGWFVILLALVCANLPFINQRLFALIPLRFARKPLWMRLAELITWYVAAGLAGFAVEAGLGNAFAQGWQFYAITACMMLVFAFPGFTWQYLVKHRAA
- a CDS encoding NUDIX domain-containing protein; the protein is MSDKIDTLDAGEIAAGDDQGLKEVCVASATLHTGKFLTLKQDIVKLPDGKHAGREYVLHPGAVMMIPLFDDGTVLLERQYRYPVGEVMLEFPAGKLDPQEGAQRCGERELREETGYSARRWDYLTRIHPVISYSTEFIDIFLARDLTAGPAQLDEGEFLETFIVPAGQVIDWVRSGRITDVKTIIGAFWLEKVVSGVWGVGEQVLPG
- the nuoN gene encoding NADH-quinone oxidoreductase subunit NuoN, with protein sequence MQPSSTLAPVAPIIFLAIAIAAVNWIDLARGKTRSSVAYPLSLLTTLVLTVWFGLNAAAGETHYAFTNLVVVDPMANVLSAFASGALFVTLVYTRSYLADRDMYSGEFYMLALFTLGGQIVMITGNNFLTLYLGLELLSLASYALVALRRDNRVTSESAIKYFVLGALASGFLLYGMSMLYGATGSLNLGQVFRVVESGRVNTTMLAFGVVFLVAGIAFKMGAAPFHMWIPDIYQGSPTAVTLLIAGAPKLAAFAMALRLLVEGLLPLAVDWQVMLVVLAVASLAIGNLTAIVQTNLKRMLAYSTISHMGFLLLGMLSGVADGKADGAASAYGSSMFYAVTYVITTLGTFGIILLRAGKDFEAETLDDLKGLSRKNPWYALLMLVMMFSLAGIPPTMGFYAKLAVLEAVVRSGMTWLAVVAVLFSLIGAFYYLRVVKLMYFDAPTDDVKLESSMGLRSMLTLNGAVIIALGLFPAALMNLCYQAIRATLAS
- a CDS encoding DUF1178 family protein; translation: MKVLDLRCAQDHRFEGWFASEDDAQSQISQNLVQCPVCEDHAITRLPSAPRLNLSGAAAAPAGKPAGAKVPAAPATLQSLYLKAVKQVLAQTEDVGERFAEEARRMHYDEAPERGIRGTASPDEVQALADEGIDTFQLVVPDALKQTAH